Proteins co-encoded in one Brassica oleracea var. oleracea cultivar TO1000 chromosome C4, BOL, whole genome shotgun sequence genomic window:
- the LOC106337349 gene encoding ACT domain-containing protein ACR10: MGILSDDVVIIRQSEKEGDPSVITINCPDKTGLGCDLCRILLFFGLNIVRGDVSTDGRWCYLVFWVIGEPNTRWNLLKTRLVEASPAFAWAFGISRCYLSDSESQPPDIFLLKLACSDRTGLLYDVTEVLYKLEINIEKVKISTTPDGKVMDLFFITDTRELLGTEKRRDEVYEYLRDAIGDAMMSYDIELVSSEVTARSPASSSFAETLFSSLGEHPSGLQTSSSVSIAVDNSLSRAHTLIQITCQDHKGLLYDIMRTFKDFNIQISYGRFTIKRGKNCEIDLFIVQSDGRKILDSSKQDALVSRLRAELQQPLRVVMMNRGPDTELLVTNPVELSGKGRPQVFYDIALALKKINTCIFSAEIGRHLTGDREWEVYKVLINEEDSLPVSRSKIEEQVWSTLMGWE, encoded by the exons AAGGCGACCCGAGTGTTATTACAATCAACTGTCCCGACAAAACTGGTCTGGGTTGCGATCTCTGTCGTATCCTCCTCTTCTTCGGTCTCAACATTGTCAGAGGAG ATGTATCCACCGACGGAAGATGGTGTTACTTGGTGTTCTGGGTGATTGGGGAACCGAACACGAGATGGAATCTGTTGAAGACGAGGCTTGTGGAGGCGAGTCCTGCTTTTGCTTGGGCCTTTGGTATCTCGAGATGTTACCTTTCTGACTCTGAGTCTCAGCCTCCTGATATTTTCTTGCTGAAGCTAGCTTGCTCTGATCGCACAGGGCTTTTATATG ATGTCACAGAGGTTCTTTACAAGCTTGAGATTAACATTGAGAAAGTGAAGATATCGACTACTCCTGATGGCAAAGTTATGGACTTGTTCTTTATCACAGACACTAG AGAGCTATTAGGTACGGAGAAGAGGAGGGACGAAGTGTATGAGTACCTGAGAGATGCCATTGGAGATGCAATGATGAGCTATGACATTGAACTTGTTAGCTCGGAAGTCACAGCTCGCTCGCCAGCTTCTTCCTCCTTTGCGGAAACATTGTTCTCCTCGCTGGGAGAGCATCCAAGTGGGCTACAGACTTCAAGCAGTGTGTCAATTGCAGTTGACAACTCGTTAAGCCGAGCTCACACGCTCATTCAAATCACTTGTCAAGATCACAAAGGCCTTCTCTATGATATCATGAGGACGTTCAAGGACTTCAACATCCAG ATCTCATATGGGCGTTTTACAATCAAACGAGGAAAGAACTGTGAGATAGACTTGTTCATCGTGCAATCTGATGGTAGGAAGATTCTTGACTCAAGCAAGCAAGATGCGTTGGTTTCTCGTTTGAGAGCAGAGCTGCAACAACCTCTGAGAGTGGTGATGATGAATCGAGGTCCTGATACTGAGCTTTTGGTGACAAACCCTGTTGAGTTATCAGGAAAAGGACGGCCACAAGTCTTCTACGACATTGCACTTGCCCTCAAGAAGATCAACACCTGCATCTTCTCG GCTGAGATTGGAAGACACTTGACGGGAGACAGAGAATGGGAGGTGTACAAAGTGTTGATCAACGAAGAAGACAGCTTACCGGTTTCCAGAAGCAAGATCGAGGAACAAGTGTGGAGTACTTTGATGGGTTGGGAGTGA